The following coding sequences are from one Acidimicrobiales bacterium window:
- the pheS gene encoding phenylalanine--tRNA ligase subunit alpha encodes MIDEIRALGAAAGSRIAAATTLDELRELDAEYLGKGSELTRVKREMGGLEPEQRKAVGQARNAAVGAIEAALADRRASLDAADRQARIDAERLDLTEVRTRRRAGHLHLVTQAMEDLENVFVGLGFTVAEGPEVEDEWHNFGALNFPPGHPARDMYDTLYVDLGEPGDVVLRTHTSPVQIRLMEGSAPPIYSVMPGRVFRSDTADATHMPVFHQIEGLVVDRGITFADLAGTIDAFTKAYFGGDFSSRLRPSYFPFTEPSAEFDIIRPDGSFLELGGCGMVHPNVLRNCGIDPDEYSGFAFGFGIDRMAITRHGVDDLRDLFTNDIRFLEQF; translated from the coding sequence GTGATCGACGAGATCCGCGCGCTCGGAGCCGCGGCCGGCTCACGCATCGCGGCGGCCACGACGCTCGACGAGCTGCGCGAGCTCGACGCCGAGTACCTCGGCAAAGGCTCCGAGCTCACCCGCGTGAAGCGCGAGATGGGCGGCCTCGAGCCGGAGCAGCGCAAGGCGGTCGGCCAGGCCCGCAACGCGGCCGTCGGCGCGATCGAAGCCGCGCTGGCCGACCGGCGTGCATCGCTCGACGCGGCCGACCGGCAGGCCCGCATCGACGCCGAGCGTCTCGACCTCACCGAGGTCCGCACCCGCCGCCGGGCCGGTCACCTCCACTTGGTGACCCAGGCCATGGAGGACCTCGAGAACGTGTTCGTCGGGCTCGGGTTCACGGTTGCCGAAGGCCCCGAGGTCGAAGACGAGTGGCACAACTTCGGGGCCCTCAACTTCCCACCGGGGCACCCGGCCCGCGACATGTACGACACGCTGTACGTCGACCTCGGCGAGCCGGGCGATGTCGTGCTGCGCACCCACACGTCGCCGGTGCAGATCCGGCTGATGGAGGGCAGCGCGCCGCCGATCTACTCGGTGATGCCCGGCCGGGTGTTCCGCTCCGACACGGCCGACGCCACCCACATGCCCGTCTTCCACCAGATCGAAGGGCTGGTCGTGGACCGGGGCATCACGTTCGCCGATCTCGCCGGAACGATCGACGCGTTCACCAAGGCGTACTTCGGCGGCGACTTCAGCTCGCGGCTGCGGCCGTCGTACTTCCCCTTCACCGAACCGTCTGCCGAGTTCGACATCATCCGGCCCGACGGCAGCTTCCTCGAGCTCGGCGGGTGCGGCATGGTGCACCCCAACGTGTTGCGCAACTGCGGCATCGACCCCGATGAGTACTCCGGCTTCGCGTTCGGCTTCGGCATCGATCGCATGGCCATCACCCGTCACGGCGTCGACGACCTCCGCGACCTGTTCACCAACGACATCCGCTTCCTGGAGCAGTTCTGA
- a CDS encoding HAMP domain-containing sensor histidine kinase, which translates to MSGELQHVLLPDAVVVVDGLGVVVDVNDLAVDLLGRGRELLIGSEAAVVVPLQSTTGRSAWTRGPVDAAQLHLRTFLLHPPGHEAFPVQAAAIARSTNNGNADGVIVSLRRERQAADAMEVVATVSHELRSPLTAVKGYTSLLLNRWGRLGDDQKRFMLEQVHHDADRVTRLVTELLDISRLETGRLTLHRQRVDLVELARSVVAKVRLEYPDLTCTFEFPDDFPPVLCDPDKIEQVLTNLVENAVKYASPVGLAVRGKVADGHVTVSVGDHGEGIPAEDLPRIFERFFRAGHNKPSGTGLGLWISRGLVEAHGGRLTAESTVGRGSTFRFELPIRPPASS; encoded by the coding sequence GTGAGCGGCGAGCTGCAGCACGTCTTGTTGCCCGACGCGGTGGTGGTGGTCGACGGTCTCGGTGTGGTCGTCGACGTGAACGACCTCGCCGTCGACCTGTTGGGCCGGGGTCGCGAGCTGCTCATCGGGTCCGAGGCCGCCGTGGTCGTGCCGTTGCAGTCCACGACGGGCCGCTCGGCGTGGACCCGGGGCCCGGTCGACGCCGCCCAGCTGCACTTGCGCACGTTCCTCCTGCATCCGCCCGGCCACGAGGCGTTCCCGGTGCAAGCCGCCGCGATCGCCCGGTCCACCAACAACGGCAACGCCGATGGCGTGATCGTGTCGTTGCGCCGCGAGCGCCAGGCTGCCGATGCCATGGAAGTGGTCGCCACCGTGAGCCACGAGCTCCGGTCGCCGCTCACTGCCGTGAAGGGCTACACCTCGCTGCTGCTCAACCGCTGGGGTCGCCTCGGCGACGACCAGAAGCGGTTCATGCTCGAGCAAGTCCACCACGACGCCGACCGCGTCACCCGCCTGGTGACCGAGCTGCTCGACATCAGCCGGCTGGAGACCGGCCGGCTCACCTTGCACCGCCAGCGGGTCGACCTGGTCGAGCTGGCCCGGTCGGTGGTGGCCAAAGTTCGCCTCGAGTACCCCGACCTCACGTGCACGTTCGAGTTCCCCGACGACTTCCCGCCGGTGTTGTGCGATCCCGACAAGATCGAACAGGTCCTCACCAACCTGGTGGAGAACGCCGTGAAGTACGCCAGTCCCGTGGGTCTCGCCGTACGCGGGAAGGTGGCCGACGGGCACGTGACGGTGTCGGTCGGCGACCACGGCGAGGGGATCCCCGCAGAGGACCTGCCTCGGATCTTCGAGCGGTTCTTCCGGGCGGGCCACAACAAGCCGAGCGGAACCGGACTCGGGCTGTGGATCAGCAGGGGGTTGGTCGAAGCGCACGGGGGGCGGCTCACCGCCGAATCCACGGTCGGGCGGGGCAGCACGTTCCGCTTCGAGCTGCCCATCCGGCCGCCGGCTTCGTCCTGA
- a CDS encoding RNA methyltransferase — protein sequence MARRLGSRNPRLARLRHLSRRRRRRVEDGAFVIEGPTLVLEALESGITLEEVFVASDVLAGDAASVRAVEAVRAAGVPRWDVDAGVLATAVDVVTPRPIVAVARIPEGSAPLHEADLVLVLDAIADPGNAGTLVRLAEASGVGVVAFGGDAVDPYGPKCVRASAGSVFRVPVAQGPTARLLDQLRAAGHQVWLTEASGATVYDQVDFTGPTAFVLGNEAHGVPDQLRAHATGSVSLPMEGHVESLNVAVAGSILCFEAARQRRAARAGRGEPDGLVG from the coding sequence GTGGCGCGCCGCCTCGGCTCGCGCAATCCCCGGCTCGCACGCCTGCGCCACCTCTCGCGTCGGCGGCGCCGGCGTGTCGAGGACGGCGCGTTCGTCATCGAGGGCCCGACCCTCGTGCTCGAAGCGCTCGAATCGGGGATCACCCTGGAGGAGGTGTTCGTCGCCTCCGATGTCCTCGCCGGCGACGCCGCCTCGGTGCGTGCCGTCGAGGCGGTCCGGGCGGCCGGGGTCCCGCGGTGGGACGTCGATGCCGGCGTGCTCGCCACGGCGGTCGACGTGGTCACGCCGCGCCCGATCGTGGCGGTGGCACGCATCCCCGAGGGGTCCGCACCGCTGCACGAGGCCGATCTGGTGCTGGTCCTCGACGCGATCGCCGATCCCGGCAACGCAGGAACGCTCGTCCGGCTCGCAGAAGCCTCGGGGGTGGGCGTGGTCGCATTTGGCGGAGACGCGGTCGACCCGTACGGGCCGAAGTGCGTGCGGGCGTCGGCGGGCTCCGTGTTCCGGGTTCCGGTGGCGCAAGGACCGACGGCTCGCTTGCTCGACCAGCTCCGGGCGGCCGGCCACCAGGTGTGGCTCACCGAGGCGAGCGGCGCGACCGTCTACGACCAGGTCGACTTCACGGGCCCCACTGCGTTCGTGCTCGGCAACGAGGCCCATGGGGTACCAGACCAGCTTCGAGCCCACGCCACCGGTAGCGTGTCGCTTCCGATGGAGGGCCATGTGGAGTCGCTGAACGTGGCGGTTGCCGGGTCGATTCTGTGCTTCGAAGCCGCGCGCCAGCGCCGAGCGGCGCGCGCGGGTCGCGGCGAGCCGGACGGGTTGGTCGGTTGA
- the rplT gene encoding 50S ribosomal protein L20, which yields MARVKRAVNAKKHRKAVLGRAKGYYGNKSRSYRAANEQVMHSLQYAFRDRRARKGEFRKLWIQRINAACRANGISYSRFINGLHVAGVEVDRKILADLAVTDPNAFAALVKVASEAQPAAS from the coding sequence ATGGCCAGGGTCAAGCGCGCCGTCAACGCCAAGAAGCACCGCAAGGCCGTCCTCGGACGCGCCAAGGGCTACTACGGGAACAAGAGCCGGTCGTACCGTGCCGCGAACGAGCAGGTCATGCACTCGTTGCAGTACGCGTTCCGCGACCGTCGCGCCCGCAAGGGCGAGTTCCGCAAGCTGTGGATCCAGCGCATCAACGCGGCCTGCCGGGCCAACGGGATCAGCTACAGCCGGTTCATCAACGGGCTGCACGTGGCGGGGGTCGAGGTCGACCGCAAGATCCTCGCCGACCTCGCCGTCACCGACCCGAACGCGTTCGCCGCGCTGGTGAAGGTGGCGAGCGAGGCGCAACCCGCCGCGTCGTGA
- the rpmI gene encoding 50S ribosomal protein L35, whose translation MPKMKTHRGAKKRIKVTGSGKLMRRKANLNHILEKKAPKRKRHLGETTELAHGDRDRMKKLLGL comes from the coding sequence ATGCCAAAGATGAAGACCCACCGAGGCGCGAAGAAGCGCATCAAGGTGACCGGATCCGGCAAGTTGATGCGCCGCAAGGCCAACTTGAACCACATCCTCGAGAAGAAGGCCCCGAAGCGCAAGCGCCACCTGGGAGAGACCACCGAGCTCGCCCACGGTGACCGCGACCGCATGAAGAAGCTGCTCGGCCTCTGA
- the infC gene encoding translation initiation factor IF-3 — protein sequence MAPPPSNGEPRINERIRAREVRLVGPDGSQIGIKPLPDALTIARSLELDLVEVADQANPPVCRIMDYGKYKYEAAQRAKESRKKATNVVVKEMKYRPKIGGGDFDTKTRKVEKFLGEGHKVKVTIMFRGREVAHPELGQRILDRIAEAVEHVGRVEIYPRLDGRNMTMVLAPDRKAQAAHAAAQRREAAANGRAPEGDQPAVPADEATGPAEPTPTDPN from the coding sequence ATAGCTCCGCCACCCAGCAATGGTGAACCCCGGATCAACGAGCGCATCCGTGCCCGTGAGGTCCGGCTCGTAGGGCCCGACGGATCGCAGATCGGCATCAAGCCCCTGCCCGACGCCCTGACGATCGCCCGCAGCCTCGAGCTCGACCTCGTCGAGGTGGCCGACCAGGCCAACCCGCCGGTGTGTCGGATCATGGACTACGGCAAGTACAAGTACGAAGCGGCGCAGCGAGCCAAGGAATCTCGGAAGAAGGCCACCAACGTGGTGGTCAAGGAGATGAAGTACCGCCCCAAGATCGGTGGCGGCGACTTCGACACCAAGACCCGCAAGGTCGAGAAGTTCCTGGGCGAAGGCCACAAGGTCAAGGTCACCATCATGTTCCGTGGCCGCGAGGTGGCACACCCCGAGCTGGGGCAGCGGATCCTCGACCGGATCGCCGAGGCGGTCGAGCACGTGGGCCGAGTCGAGATCTATCCCCGCCTCGACGGGCGCAACATGACCATGGTGCTGGCCCCCGACCGCAAGGCACAGGCTGCCCACGCCGCCGCCCAGCGACGCGAGGCGGCGGCCAACGGTCGGGCGCCGGAAGGTGACCAGCCAGCGGTCCCGGCCGACGAGGCGACCGGTCCCGCAGAGCCGACCCCCACCGACCCCAACTGA
- a CDS encoding CocE/NonD family hydrolase, which yields MRRFIAAVTALVALGAAIAGTTALAPPAPASASAERAAAGTASRDVRFTASDGVTLQTTLTGAAPLVPRPTVVEFSPYGRNSGTLAVGSAYNSLLVQIRGTGDSDGQFDALGPRTQADVAEVLRWACNQPWSDHSLALNGFSASAITIYNSLHLQLPCVKAAVLRSGTLELYRDLLVPGGISNIVPGAGVMALIGAPALAQASDRLQRNPASGLGVVGGLLDAGVSGGFLHPTLDSWWRQRGFRGDVNHLPILMIDGFFDVESRGAFQAYQALRGDGAHLLVVGGHDGAPVGTDDGVPEANAWLDHYVRGVHNGIDTQPNVQMLLSQGDRQTYLDGQYTRLDASDWPVPGTQWAALSLDPTRSGSATSLNDGTLTLGRTGPAATQAYISLPSVSTSTDPPNAAIVGAMGLNALTAQLPVLTDMQISDTLGLTYSTAPLRRDVTAAGPAALDIQLASTSPETGIWAVISDVGPDGIAHPLMAGRLNSSFPGVDASKSLHDGQGAIVEPYGRYETKQPATPGQFRRYQVEFWPIGNVFRAGHRIRLEIVGESAASLPTLPGVNLVKVGAGSGAVLRFPVLPGSDLGAALGG from the coding sequence ATGCGTCGCTTCATCGCTGCGGTCACGGCGCTCGTCGCGCTCGGGGCCGCGATCGCCGGCACCACCGCCCTCGCGCCACCGGCGCCCGCCAGCGCGTCGGCCGAGCGCGCCGCGGCCGGCACCGCCAGCCGCGACGTGCGCTTCACGGCCTCCGACGGCGTGACACTGCAGACCACCCTCACCGGCGCCGCGCCGCTCGTCCCCCGCCCGACCGTCGTGGAGTTCAGCCCCTATGGCCGCAACTCCGGCACCCTCGCGGTCGGCTCCGCCTACAACTCGCTGCTGGTCCAGATCCGCGGCACCGGCGACTCCGACGGGCAGTTCGACGCCCTCGGCCCCCGCACCCAGGCCGACGTCGCCGAAGTCCTGCGCTGGGCGTGCAACCAACCCTGGAGCGACCACAGCCTCGCCCTGAACGGCTTTTCGGCCAGCGCCATCACGATCTACAACTCGCTGCACCTCCAGCTCCCCTGCGTGAAGGCCGCCGTGCTGCGGTCCGGCACGCTCGAGCTGTACCGCGACCTGCTGGTGCCCGGCGGCATCAGCAACATCGTGCCGGGCGCAGGCGTCATGGCGCTGATCGGGGCGCCCGCGCTCGCCCAAGCCTCCGATCGTCTCCAGCGCAACCCGGCCTCGGGCCTCGGCGTCGTCGGGGGCCTGCTCGACGCCGGCGTCTCGGGCGGCTTCTTGCACCCCACCCTCGATTCGTGGTGGCGCCAGCGCGGCTTTCGCGGCGATGTCAACCATCTCCCGATCCTGATGATCGACGGCTTCTTCGATGTCGAGTCGCGGGGCGCGTTCCAGGCGTACCAGGCGCTGCGGGGCGACGGCGCGCACCTGCTCGTGGTGGGCGGCCACGACGGCGCACCGGTCGGCACCGACGACGGCGTGCCCGAAGCCAACGCCTGGCTCGACCATTACGTGCGCGGTGTCCACAACGGGATCGACACCCAGCCGAACGTGCAGATGCTGCTGTCGCAAGGCGACCGCCAGACCTACCTCGACGGTCAGTACACCCGCCTCGACGCCTCGGACTGGCCCGTGCCCGGCACCCAGTGGGCGGCGCTCTCGCTCGACCCCACCCGCAGCGGCAGCGCCACCTCGCTCAACGACGGGACCCTCACCCTCGGGCGTACCGGCCCGGCCGCCACGCAGGCGTACATCTCGCTGCCATCGGTGAGCACCAGCACCGACCCGCCCAACGCCGCCATCGTCGGGGCGATGGGGCTCAACGCCCTCACCGCGCAGCTCCCGGTGCTCACCGACATGCAGATCTCCGACACGTTGGGCCTCACGTACTCCACGGCGCCGCTGCGCCGCGACGTCACGGCCGCCGGGCCGGCCGCGCTGGACATCCAGCTCGCCTCGACCTCACCCGAGACCGGCATCTGGGCGGTCATCTCCGACGTCGGCCCCGATGGCATCGCCCATCCGCTGATGGCGGGAAGGCTGAACTCGTCGTTCCCGGGCGTCGACGCGAGCAAGTCGCTGCACGACGGCCAAGGCGCCATCGTGGAGCCGTACGGCCGCTACGAGACCAAGCAGCCCGCCACGCCAGGCCAGTTCCGCCGCTACCAGGTGGAGTTCTGGCCGATCGGCAACGTGTTCCGGGCGGGCCACCGCATCCGGCTCGAGATCGTGGGCGAGTCGGCTGCGTCGCTCCCCACCCTCCCTGGCGTGAACCTCGTCAAGGTCGGCGCCGGCTCGGGTGCCGTGCTGCGCTTCCCGGTGCTGCCGGGCAGCGACCTGGGCGCCGCGCTCGGCGGCTGA
- a CDS encoding cold shock domain-containing protein: MAATYPFESRRGEVTAFDGHAGRGTVTDRDGLDWFFHCTRIADGSRVINLGALVAFDVVAGNLGEWEAANVRPAPARGSSPRPA; this comes from the coding sequence ATGGCGGCCACGTACCCCTTCGAGTCCCGCCGCGGCGAGGTCACCGCGTTCGACGGCCACGCCGGGCGCGGCACGGTCACCGACCGCGATGGGCTCGACTGGTTCTTCCACTGCACCCGCATCGCCGATGGTTCGCGGGTGATCAACCTCGGCGCGCTGGTTGCGTTCGACGTGGTGGCCGGCAACCTCGGCGAGTGGGAGGCCGCCAACGTGCGGCCGGCCCCGGCGAGGGGCTCCTCGCCGCGACCCGCCTGA
- the hisG gene encoding ATP phosphoribosyltransferase, translating to MLKLVLPKGSLEKATLELFAAADLQVNRSSSVDYKATVDDPRIDEVRILRPQEIPSYVADGLFDLGVTGRDWIEETSSKVESLSELHYSKATARPIRMVVAVAGDSPVQRVEDLPNGVRVSTEYPDVTRRFFAEHGIEADIRLSYGATEAKIPDIVDCIVEITETGRALRAAGLREIGQILQSYTELIANPAAYADPVKRHAMHQIRTLLLGTLDARGRVLVKLNVGDADLAEVIDLLPSMRSPTVSKLYGEEGYAVETVVAKREINTLIPALSDAGASGILELPIAKIVP from the coding sequence GTGCTGAAGCTCGTCCTCCCGAAGGGATCGCTCGAGAAGGCGACCCTCGAACTGTTCGCCGCTGCCGACCTGCAGGTCAACCGGTCGTCGTCGGTCGACTACAAGGCCACGGTCGACGATCCGCGCATCGACGAAGTGCGCATCCTGCGGCCGCAGGAGATCCCGAGTTACGTGGCCGACGGCCTGTTCGACCTCGGCGTGACCGGACGTGACTGGATCGAGGAGACCTCGAGCAAGGTCGAGTCGCTCAGCGAGCTGCACTACTCCAAGGCCACCGCCCGCCCGATCCGCATGGTGGTGGCAGTCGCCGGCGACTCGCCCGTGCAGCGGGTCGAGGACCTGCCCAACGGCGTGCGGGTGTCCACCGAGTACCCCGACGTCACCCGCCGCTTCTTCGCCGAGCACGGGATCGAGGCCGACATCCGCCTCAGCTACGGCGCCACCGAGGCGAAGATCCCCGACATCGTCGACTGCATCGTCGAGATCACCGAGACCGGCCGCGCGCTGCGGGCGGCCGGGCTGCGCGAGATCGGCCAGATCCTCCAGTCCTACACCGAGCTGATCGCCAACCCGGCCGCGTACGCGGACCCGGTCAAGCGCCACGCGATGCACCAGATCCGTACATTGCTGCTCGGGACGCTCGACGCCCGCGGCCGGGTGCTGGTGAAGCTCAACGTCGGCGACGCCGACCTCGCCGAAGTGATCGACCTGTTGCCGTCGATGCGGTCGCCCACGGTGTCGAAGTTGTACGGCGAGGAGGGCTACGCAGTGGAGACCGTGGTGGCCAAGCGCGAGATCAACACGCTGATCCCGGCGCTGAGCGACGCGGGCGCGTCGGGCATCCTCGAGTTGCCGATCGCCAAGATCGTCCCGTAA
- the ribH gene encoding 6,7-dimethyl-8-ribityllumazine synthase, which produces MATDVAAADREQPELDGTGMRIAIVCGRFNDHVTSRLLDGAQRALVAVGVAEADVSVTWVPGAFEVPLTARTWAVSGRVDAVIGLGAVIRGETSHYDFVAGQCAEGLQQVGLATGIPAVFGVLTTENLDQALARSEGPGGHNVGEESAKTAVEMVATLHAIRDA; this is translated from the coding sequence ATGGCCACCGACGTCGCTGCTGCTGACCGGGAGCAACCCGAGCTCGACGGCACCGGGATGCGCATCGCGATCGTGTGCGGGCGCTTCAACGACCACGTCACCTCACGATTGCTCGACGGCGCGCAGCGGGCGCTGGTGGCGGTGGGAGTCGCAGAGGCCGACGTGAGCGTCACGTGGGTACCGGGCGCGTTCGAGGTTCCGCTGACGGCTCGCACGTGGGCGGTGTCGGGTCGGGTCGACGCGGTGATCGGCCTCGGGGCGGTGATCCGCGGCGAGACCAGCCACTACGACTTCGTGGCCGGCCAGTGCGCGGAGGGCCTCCAGCAAGTGGGGCTCGCCACCGGCATCCCCGCGGTGTTCGGCGTGCTCACCACCGAGAACCTCGACCAGGCGTTGGCACGCTCCGAAGGCCCGGGCGGCCACAACGTCGGCGAGGAGAGCGCCAAGACCGCGGTCGAGATGGTCGCCACGCTGCACGCGATCCGCGACGCGTGA
- a CDS encoding bifunctional 3,4-dihydroxy-2-butanone-4-phosphate synthase/GTP cyclohydrolase II, with protein sequence MTDPVDTPTNPGEVPDASPDHASGADGDSGAARTGSDFASIDDAVAAIARGEIVVVVDDEDRENEGDLIMAAEHATPEKIAFFLQHTAGYICAPITAERARELDLQLMVANNTEAQRTAFTVTVDYRHGTSTGISAFDRCATIQSMVDPATRPADLSRPGHINPLIARDGGVLKRAGHTEAAVDLARLAGLYPAAAICEIVDDKKMGMARVPELKTFAQEHDLLMITIAEMIRYRRQNEKLVKRVAEARIPTQWGDFTCYVYESLLDGEQHLALVRGAVQGEHDVLVRVHSECLTGDVFGSLRCDCGVQLAAAMQLIAERGLGAVIYLRGHEGRGIGIGHKMRAYQLQDHGHDTVDANLELGLPVDSREYGIGAQILNDLGITTMQLITNNPAKYGGLEGYGLQITGRVPSLTAPNPENIRYLRTKRERMGHLIEGLDEIL encoded by the coding sequence ATGACCGATCCGGTTGACACGCCCACGAACCCCGGCGAGGTGCCCGACGCCAGCCCCGACCACGCGTCTGGCGCCGACGGCGACTCGGGCGCGGCCCGGACGGGCAGCGACTTCGCGTCGATCGACGACGCGGTGGCAGCCATCGCGCGCGGCGAGATCGTGGTGGTCGTCGACGACGAGGACCGCGAGAACGAGGGCGACCTGATCATGGCCGCCGAGCACGCCACCCCCGAGAAGATCGCGTTCTTCCTCCAGCACACCGCTGGCTACATCTGCGCACCGATCACCGCGGAGCGAGCCCGCGAGCTCGACCTGCAGCTCATGGTGGCGAACAACACCGAGGCGCAGCGCACGGCGTTCACGGTCACGGTCGACTACCGCCACGGCACCAGCACCGGGATCTCCGCGTTCGACCGCTGCGCCACCATCCAGTCGATGGTCGACCCCGCCACCCGCCCCGCCGACTTGAGCCGGCCCGGTCACATCAACCCGCTGATCGCACGCGACGGCGGTGTGCTCAAGCGGGCCGGTCACACCGAAGCCGCGGTCGACCTCGCCCGCCTGGCCGGCCTGTACCCGGCGGCGGCCATCTGCGAGATCGTCGACGACAAGAAGATGGGCATGGCGCGGGTGCCCGAGCTCAAGACGTTCGCCCAAGAGCACGACCTGCTGATGATCACGATCGCCGAGATGATCCGCTACCGCCGCCAGAACGAGAAGCTGGTGAAGCGGGTGGCCGAGGCCCGCATCCCCACCCAGTGGGGTGACTTCACGTGTTACGTGTACGAGTCGTTGCTCGACGGCGAGCAGCACCTGGCACTCGTGCGCGGTGCGGTGCAAGGTGAGCACGACGTGCTGGTCCGGGTGCACTCCGAGTGCCTCACCGGCGACGTGTTCGGCTCGCTGCGGTGCGACTGCGGCGTGCAACTCGCGGCGGCCATGCAGCTCATCGCGGAGCGCGGGCTCGGCGCAGTGATCTACCTGCGCGGGCACGAGGGGCGCGGCATCGGCATCGGCCACAAGATGCGCGCGTACCAGTTGCAAGACCACGGCCACGACACGGTCGACGCCAACCTCGAGCTGGGGCTGCCGGTCGACTCGCGCGAGTACGGCATCGGCGCCCAGATCTTGAACGACCTGGGCATCACCACCATGCAGCTCATCACCAACAACCCCGCCAAGTACGGGGGTCTCGAGGGCTACGGGCTGCAGATCACCGGTCGGGTCCCGTCGCTCACCGCGCCGAACCCCGAGAACATCCGCTACTTGCGCACCAAGCGCGAGCGCATGGGTCACCTGATCGAAGGTCTCGACGAGATCCTGTGA
- a CDS encoding riboflavin synthase: MFTGIVEELGSVVSLDGGRLRVAARKVLDGVALGDSTAVNGCCLTVVAWGDGWWEADLSEETLARTALGGLAPGDPVNLERPVRLADRLGGHLVQGHVDGVGQVRVAAPDLEVAAPPDILRYLVPKGSITVDGISLTVVEVRDGSFTVAVIPHTAEVTTLGGRVPGDPVNLEIDVVAKYVERLVDPHTTPR; this comes from the coding sequence GTGTTCACCGGCATCGTCGAGGAGTTGGGCTCGGTCGTCTCGCTCGACGGCGGCCGGCTCCGCGTGGCCGCCCGCAAAGTGCTCGACGGGGTCGCGCTGGGCGACTCGACGGCGGTGAACGGTTGCTGCCTCACCGTCGTGGCCTGGGGTGACGGCTGGTGGGAAGCCGACTTGAGCGAGGAGACGCTTGCCCGGACCGCGCTGGGTGGGCTCGCGCCGGGCGACCCCGTGAACCTCGAGCGTCCGGTGCGCTTGGCCGACCGGCTCGGCGGCCACCTCGTACAGGGCCACGTCGACGGCGTCGGCCAGGTGCGGGTCGCGGCGCCCGATCTCGAGGTCGCGGCGCCGCCCGACATCCTGCGCTACCTCGTGCCGAAGGGATCGATCACCGTCGACGGCATCAGCCTCACGGTGGTCGAGGTCCGCGACGGCAGCTTCACGGTGGCGGTGATCCCGCACACGGCCGAGGTGACCACTTTGGGGGGGAGGGTCCCCGGCGATCCGGTGAACCTCGAGATCGACGTCGTGGCCAAGTACGTGGAGCGACTGGTGGACCCGCATACGACGCCGAGATAA